Within Streptomyces roseirectus, the genomic segment GGACGGCGGAGGCGTGGACCTGGGGGACGGGTACACCGAGGGTATGGGCCAGGCGGAGGGCCTGGTCCTCGCTGTCGAAGGGCTTCTTGGCGTACTTGAAGACGGCCGTGGTGCCGTCGGGGAAGGTCACGCGCTCGACGCCGGACATGGACCACACGCGCACCTCCTCCCGTACGGCGGTGGTCTGGCCGGTCGCGGTGAGCAGGTTGTCGAGGAGTTCGGCGCTGGGGTTCGTGGTCACGGGAGGGCTCCGGGGAGATGGTGGCGTCCGGGGCGGGCGAGGGATGCCGGCCCGCCCCGGAGCCTGATCGGGTGGGTTACGCGGCGGGGTTCACGCGGTGGGCGTAGACCTGCTCGATCCAGCCCGCCTTGAACGCGGCGAGGTCGTCGCGGAAGTTCGCCATCGAGGCACCGTAGGGCGCGACCACGCCGCCGGACTGGTCCGGCACGGACTGGCAGCCGTGCACGAGCCGGCCGCCGAGCGCGGCGTGGGCCTTGATGGACTCGATCCGGCGGTGCTCGTTGAACCAGCCGCCGTGGTAGACCTCGTCGAGCATCCCGCCCGTCTCGTCGTCCAGGTCGAAGACGACGGAGGTGGCGGCGGGGAAGAACCAGCACGGGCCGACGTTGGAGATGTGCCCGTCCAGCTCGACCTTGTTGAGCGCCATGAGCGTGGCGGCCTCGCGGAGCATCCGCAGGTGGTCGGCGGTGATCTGCGGCAGGCCGAGGCCGGCCAGATGCTCCTCGCGGAAGAGGTACGCGTACACCTCGTACGCGGTGGCCAGGACACGGGCGGCGTCGGAGGTCGACTCGCTGTGCCGCTTGATGAAGTCGAGAGCGAGCTGTTCGACCGCGCTCTCGGTCGTCTCGTCCGCGTCCAGGAGCTGGGACTTGACCAGCTCCCAGTCGGCGACGAGCCAGGTGTTCGACTCGAAGCGGAAGAAGTACTCGGCCGGGTCGATCGTGATGCGCGGGCCGTCGACCTGGATGCCGGGCAGGCGGCTCCAGCGCGGGTCGAACGCCTCGGGCAGCTCGACCGTGATGGCCTTGGTGTCGATGGTGGTCACCGTGCCTCCGTCTCTGATCGGCCGGGTTCGGGCACAGGAATGCCCGAACCCGGTGTGGGCGTACGGAACTTCGGGGGCCGCTCGGACATCACGGTCGCGCCGTTCCGGGCGGTTGCTGATAAGTGAACCGGTGGTCACGCTCAGTGGGTACGGTGGAAGGCGGTTGAAGCGGTATACGCGGTTTACAGCTCCGGGGTGGAGGCGATCGTGGCGGCGCAGCGAGAACCCAACTCCCGTCTGCGCGACGTCATCGACGCGGCCGGCTGCACCTACGAGGCCCTTGCCCGAGACGTGCGGCGCGCCGCCGCCGAGAACGGCGAGATCCTCCAGACCAACAAGTCGGCCGTCTCGCACTGGGTGAACGGCACCCGCGCCCCGTCGGGCCGGGTGGGCCAGTACCTGGCCGAGGCGCTGTCCCGCCGAGCGGGGCACACGGTCACCCAGGCCGAGATCGGCCTCCAGGTCGGTGATGACGAAGAACCGGCGGAGTCCGACCCCGTCCTCGCGGTCACCGACCTGGGCCGCGCCGACGTCGAGCGCCGCCGCTTCCTCGCCATCGCGGCCTTCACCACCGCCGGCGTCGCCATGCCGCTCGGCTACGACCACGAAGCCACAGCCCGCATGCTCCGCGCCCGCACCGGCAAATCCCTGGTAGGCGCGGAGGACGTGGACGTCGTACGGCAGATCACCGCGGCCTTCAGTGCGGCCGACGAGCGCCTCGGCGGCGGGCACGGCCTGACCACCGTCACCGCGTACCTCGCCGACACAGCCGCCCCCATGCTGCGCGGACGCTTCCCCAGCGAAGCCTTACGTCGGGCCGCCTTCGGTGCCGTCGCCGAACTCGCCTACCTCGCAGGATGGAAGCACCACGACCTCGGTCAGGAAGGCGCCGCCCAGCGCTACTACCAGGTCGGCTACAAGCTCGCCTGCGAAGCCGACCCCCACGGCCACGCCGCCTGGATGATGCGCGCCCTCGCCCACCAGGCCCTCAGCCTCAAACAGCCCCACCACTGCGTCGACCTCGTCGAAGGCGCCCTCCGCACAGGGCTCGGCCACGTCGACGGCCAGACCGAAGCGCTCCTCCACATCACCCACGCCCGCGCCTACGCCGCCACTGATGAGAACCCGTCGGCCGCACGCGCCCTACTCGCCGCCGAAGACGCCCTCCTCCGCGACGACGCTCCCCAGCCCAGCTACTCCCGCGTCAGCGGCCCCGCCGCCGGCACCGTGGCCAGCCACACCGCCCGCACCCTGACCGACCTCGCCGACCACATCGGCACCGAACAACAGCACCGCGATGCTCTGGTGCGCTGGGATCCCGAGAAGTACAAGCGCGTCCACGCCCTCACCCACGCCGACCTCGGCGACAGCCTCGCCGCCCAGGCCCGCGCAGACGAGGCCGTCGCCGCCTGGAGCCAGGCCCTGGTCCTCATGGAGGGCATGACCTCCGACCGCACCCACAAGGCGATCACCTCGATCCGCTCAACCCTCGCGGTCTACCAGCGCCGCCGTGTCCCCGGCGCCGCCGATCTCGCCCGCCGCGCCCGCGAAGCCCTCACCTAACATGCCCGACAACCCACCCGACGAAGGGAACACCGTGATCCAGCAGACCGACGACCAGCCGAAGGCCCTCAAGCCGGCGCTCGAATCGATGACCCTGCTGGTCGCCGCCGTCATCGTCCACGACATGGCCACCAACCGCGTGCTCCTTCTCCAACGCGGCGAGAACGCCAAGTTCGCCCAGGGCATGTGGGACCTCCCCGTCGGCAAGAGCGAACCGGGCGAACCCATCACCGAAACCGCGGTCCGCGAGCTCTACGAGGAGACCGGCCTCACCGTGAAACCCAATTCCCTCAAGGTCGCCCACATCATCCACGGCGCCTGGGGCGTCGAAGCCCCCAACGGATTCCTCACGGTCGTCTTCACCGCCGCCGAATGGACCGGTGAGCCCGAGAACCGTGAGCCACGCAAGCACTCCCAGGTCCGGTGGGTCGACGCCGACGCCATCCCTGAGCCCTTCGTGGATACCACTTCAAGCGCCCTCCACCAGTACCTCGCGGGAGGCCCGGAGATTTCCCTCAACGGCTGGAGGTAAGGGAGAGTCCGTACCCCGTAGGGGCTGAAGGGATCGGTGTTGAATCTCCTCATTCATTTCTATGCAGTCATGTCGGCTCTGACCACTGTCTTGCCCCCCCATCGCAGTTCTGTCCGGTTTCGTTTTTGTCGCCCGCCCCGTCAGAAAGCCAGGACGCGTACTCAACCGAGCTTCCTTCCTGCGGGGCCGGACGCACACACGGGTGCGGGCTCTGATTCACGAAGCCGAAGGCGCGCTGGACGGCCTGGGGATCCAACACCCAGAGCAGTGGGGCGAGGCCGAACTGAAGATCTGGGACCTGGCTGGGCGAGGGCGCCAAATGGTTTCCGTTTCTCTCCTTCTCCTGTGCCTCATCACCATCAGCACCGGCGCGTTGCTCACCATGCTCGTGGAGCACCGGCGGGCCATGGCCATGGAAATGTGGCTGCCGTCGTATGCGTTCCTCCTACTCACAGCGTTCTTCGTCCAACTCGACCTGATAGCCGTCAAACGAGGACGATCCCCTGCCTACGTCCAGTGGGCTGCCGTGAGCACTCTTGTGGCCTGCCAGACCCAGGCAGACGAGAACCAAGCAACCTCCGTGACCACGGCACAGCTCAGTAGGAACGTAGACAGACTCAACGACGCACTCATCACGTACGCCCAGTTCGGTGTCTCCCGCAAGTCAGGACCTCGCGCAGCCTTGCTGACGCAGTGCGTCGCCATGTCCCAGCGACTGGAAAACGCATTCGAGACCAGCCTTCGTGATCGTTCCCAGGTAAGGGTGCTCGCCGAACACATCGTGTACCTGATCGACGCCCTTGGGCGTCAGGAGCCCCTGAACATGGTCCCTGCGGCAGAATCTGCTCCTCCAGAGTCCGTGCCCGTAGGAGGGTCACTCCCGTGGCGTATGGTTCTGGGCCACCTCCTGGCCTTCCTGACCGGAGTCGGGCTAATCGCGGGATTCAAGGCCCTTGGGCTCAGCGCCGAGTACCTACTTCTCCTCGCTCCGCTGATCTACCTCGTAGTGCAGATTCCCTACTTGGCAACAGGCAGAATCCCCACCGCCTTGCGGCACCTTCCACGCCTCGAAGCGCCCATCCCCGAGCCCGCGCCGGACAGTGAGGTCCGCACGTCCGGTTCCGACGCTTCAGCCGATGTTCCACGCCTACTCGTGCCGACGCCTCAGAGGCACAACTGAGCCAGCGGATCGCCTCCCAAGGAAGCCTGCTTCGGATCAACCACCCCTCGAGTTCATAGGCGACCGCCTGACAGCCGCACCGTCCTCCAGGAGCGTTTCCTCCTGATGACCGAGCCCACACCCCGCCTCCGCGAGCTCAGCCTCTACCGCCAGCACTTCGAGCTCGTCGCCGCAGGCACCAGAACCGTCGAGGTGCGGGTCAACTACCCACCTCGCCGGCCTCACCGCCGGCGACCAAGGCGCACCGAGCAGGAGGGCGCAAGGGCTTCTTCGCCAGCCAGCCGTAGTGCCCTCCTTCCGTCTGACGGGCTCTGTCAGTGAAGGCCGGTAACGTCACCCATGCGGCCTCGGCAACAGGAGCGTGCCGGGCACTGGAAGAGGAGCGGCCGTGACAAAGTTCGTTTCTGACGCAAAGCCGTGGAATACGGTGGACGGTCCTTCCCTGGTGCGATCGGCCGCCGCGTTGCAGCTGATTCCCGAGAACATCCCTTGCCTGGTCAGGCTGCAGCGGCTTGCTGCTGTCGGCGCCTGCCTGCCAAGCCGTCCTGAAGCCCCTCGCCTGTCGCCGAGCAGGATACGGTCACTGCTGAAGGATCCGGTGATCGGCAGTGCAGCGGTCCGATCTCAGGAAGATCCATACAACGACCTGTACACAGCAGAAGTGCCATTCCACGGCGGTCCCTACCTAGTCGCCCAGGGGCTGACCGAAAGGTCGGCGTACACACTCGGCCTGATCCTGCGCAGCGCCTTCGGGCCGGAGGGCAAGACGCTTCCCGCCACCTTCCGGCGCGAGGCAAGCCGGCTGGTCCAGGTGGTACTGCGCCTGAGCCACACGGCGCTTCTCCGTGCAGGGCTCGCTCGTGGTGTCATCCCACCTACAGCGACCAGGGAGGAGGTATTCGTACCAGGAGAGCATGCGCTGAGCGCGCTATGCGAAGCCGTCACCTTCGACGCGGCCTCCTTGTCCCGGATCACGTCGCCGCAGACGTTGCAGGTTTTGGACAGCCTGAGTGTCCGACCAGGCACGCACACTTTCACAGCGGAGCTCGGCCCTGACGACGGAATGATTCTCACCCCGCTGCTGACCGTCGGTCCGACCGTGATCATCGCAAATCCAGGTGAACTGTCCGCAACCCTGCGCCATCGTCTCCTCGTTCTCGCCACAGAACATGGCTGCGGCCACCAACTCGTCCAGCTCGTACGCGCATGCGTCCTGAACGAAGCCACCGAAATCCTGATCGACTGCGGGGCAACGCCGCTACCCCCGGCGGCACAATTCGATAATGATCCGCAGATCAGCCGCCGCCAGTTCGCCTTCGCCGATGACAAGCGCCTCGACCTGGCAGTCGTGACCGATGACCTGTCTGACTACGATGCCCAGACCCCCTACGGGCACTGGCATGCTGCCGGAGTCATGCAACAGCTGCATAAACTGCACGAAACACCAGCCCATCCGCTACAGGATGACGCGCATTGCCTGCGGCTCATCATCAACCAAGGCCTGGGGCGCTCTTCGTTCTTCGGCCTTCGCAAATCGTCACGAGTCGGCCCTCGTCTCGCCACCACCGTCGACGACCTCCGCGTTATGGCGGAGCTCGACGGCACGGACCCACTGTTTCTGTGGCGCTTCGCCCAAGCAGACGAGAAGCTGCACGCCGACGCCATGGTCCAGTCCTTCGGTACACTCGACAACTACGGCATGTACCGTGACCACGAGTACAGCTATTACCTGACGGATGGGCGCAGGCCGAACGCCGTTATGGTCAACTCCGACTTCAGCCAGGCGCTGCGAGTCGAGGCCCACCGTCGGTACGACCACCACGTGGTCGCCAGCCCTCACCGCCCTACTCTAATTCCGGTTCTCGCCCTCTACGGAGTGGACACCGCACCGATCTACCGGACACATCCCACTGTCCCGGAAGACGAAATGCTTGTGGAATCCGCTGGCCTTCAGGTCTGGATCGGACCTAGTCAGGACACAGCAGGTGCCCTGGAATCCTTCCAAGAGATGGTCATTGAAGCTGTCGCCTACTGGGTCTGGCAGGTCTCGCTCGCGGCGCCCAACGAGCTAATCGAAATGGCTGATGACCTGGGTCGTGTGCGGATCACGGTGTCCTTCGACGACGCGGACGCCTGGTTGAAGGCTCTGACAGGACATGTCACCCAGCCCAGGAAGGGAACCTCCTGGATCGCGTGGAAAGCGCGTAGCGCAGGACTCATTCACCTTGAGCTGCTGGCCGCAGGCGTAGCTTCCCTCCTGATGGAGGACAACAGCGCCGACCGCGTGATCGTCCAGGCCCTGGCTGAAGCCATGGTTGGCAACGGCAGCGACCTCGTAGTCAGCGACCTTGTCGAACGTCTCGCTCCTGTCGGTCGCAAGAAGATGCTGCACGCACAAGCCCGACCGATGCTGTTGCGCCCAGGGCGGCTGCCTGCCGCCCGACTTGTGCAGCCAGCTGTCTCCGCAGTCGTGTTGGACAAACTGGGTGAATGGCTCACCGCTGAAGGAATCCCGCAGGGGATCGTCTCAGAAGACAAACGCCTTGATGTGCTCAACAAGGCAGTCCAGCACTACTTCCAGAGCATTCAGGACCTAATCGCTAACTTGGCCCCCGAGGGGCTGATGAACCAGCTCATGGCACGACACGAAGCGCTCATCCGCGCAGAGGCTCACAATGATCAGGTCCTGCGGTCCAGACTCGCCTGTTTCGGAAATTCCAGCCAGCCTGCCACGCAGATCGCCAAGGCCAGCAGAAAACGAGTGGCCGCCTCACAGGCAAGCCGTTTCCTCATCGAGTACGCGGCCGCTACCCCACCTTCGGGCGACCAGCCCCTGACCCTGGACACCTACGACACACTCTTGGCGATCGCCGCTGACCTGATCTCTCGAGCCACGCTGTCCGATGCCATCCGGCACGACTTCTCCACCGCACAGCTGTCCCTACTGGAGTCGGGCCGGCTCGGTGTCTCTCGCGGTGATCAGTACGAAACAGGAACCGATGCCTTGGCATTGGACCGAGCCCGCGCAGCCATGACAACAGCTGACCAGATTTCCACCCCTTCGGCGCCCCGCACGGCCGCAGCACCTTCTACGAAGGTTGAAGAAGCCATGGTTGCCGAATTCGGGTTCACCCTGACCGAACTCGCTCACGGCATGGGCGAGATCATCACTTTGGGCGACGAAGCATGCGAGAGCGAACCATTCACCCTCCCTATCACCCGCGTCCAACAGCACCTTAGCTCTGCCCTCGGTTGGGCCGACGACAAAGCACATGACTTCCTCGATCGCCTCAGTCTGCGCCCACGCGCCAAGTTCCTGTCCGTGGGCGCCGACGCGTGGCCCTGGCGCTATAACCGTGAATGGTCCTACACACGACGTCCGCTGGTCCGCTTGACTGGCGTGGACGGCGATGTGCTGACGTGGGCGCCCAGGCACGTTGGGAGCGCGGGCCCCTACTGGATCGACCTCGTGTATTCCGGCAGGCTCAAAGCCACCTCGGCGACGATGAAGAAGCTCATGGGGTCCATCCGGCAGGACCACAACAAGGAGTTTGAGAAGGAATCCGAAAGAGCCCTGGCTGACGCAGGCTGTTCCATCACGGCCCACAGCGTGGGCAAGATCTCAGGGCGGCGCCTCATGTCACCCCAGGGAGACGACCTCGGCGACATCGACGCCCTGGGAATCAACCTCGATCAGAGGATCATCTTCATCGTGGAATCCAAGGACTTCGAGATGGCCCGGAACCCCTCTGAGCTGGCCAACGAAGCTGATGCACTCTTGCGAGGAGGCAAGAGCGCCGTCTTCAAGATCGCAAGACGAGCCCAATGGGTCCGCACCCACCTGGCCCCCACGCTGAACCACTTCATCGACAGCACCGACACGCGAGGTTGGACTGTCGCCCCCGTCGTGGTCACCAGTCGCGACCTGATTTCGTCACGCGTCCTGGCATCGGACGTACCAGTCGTGACCATCCACCAGCTGACAGCATGGGCTGCAGCACAAACTCGGCACGGCAAGAGATCTAAGCGCCGCGCTCGCTAGTGCCCCAGCAGGACTTCGCTTTCTGGCCTCTCAGCGTCCGGCGACAGGAAGCCTCATCCGGAGCGGATCTTCGACTGTCCGAGCAGTCCGCACACAGTCCGCAGGACACCCGATCGAGACCATCGCACCCCATCGCCACTCAACACCAAAAGGCCAGGTCAGCGACCTGCGGCACTCATCGCCGCAGGTCACCGACCCGGCCCATTACTAGGAGACCAAGAAGGCCTGACCCGGTCTTCTGCTTTCTCCGCAGCCCGCACCCGGCCCCTGAGTGGTCGGGGGCGGGCTGTTTCACTTCAACTTCGGGTTCTGCGCGGGGACTTGACGGACTTCGCGTGGAGTCGCCGATCTCACACACCCCCGGCCAGCTCCTCCAGCCGTTCCCCCGTCAGCCGGCAGATGCGCCACTCGTCCAGGAACTCCGCCCCCAGCGACTCGTAGACACCGATCGCGGGCGTGTTCCAGTCGAGCACCCACCACTCGAACCGCTCGTACCCCTCGCGGACGCAGACCGCGGCGAGGGCGGAGAGCAGTTGTTTGCCGTGTCCGGCGC encodes:
- a CDS encoding tetratricopeptide repeat protein; the protein is MAAQREPNSRLRDVIDAAGCTYEALARDVRRAAAENGEILQTNKSAVSHWVNGTRAPSGRVGQYLAEALSRRAGHTVTQAEIGLQVGDDEEPAESDPVLAVTDLGRADVERRRFLAIAAFTTAGVAMPLGYDHEATARMLRARTGKSLVGAEDVDVVRQITAAFSAADERLGGGHGLTTVTAYLADTAAPMLRGRFPSEALRRAAFGAVAELAYLAGWKHHDLGQEGAAQRYYQVGYKLACEADPHGHAAWMMRALAHQALSLKQPHHCVDLVEGALRTGLGHVDGQTEALLHITHARAYAATDENPSAARALLAAEDALLRDDAPQPSYSRVSGPAAGTVASHTARTLTDLADHIGTEQQHRDALVRWDPEKYKRVHALTHADLGDSLAAQARADEAVAAWSQALVLMEGMTSDRTHKAITSIRSTLAVYQRRRVPGAADLARRAREALT
- a CDS encoding NUDIX domain-containing protein; amino-acid sequence: MPDNPPDEGNTVIQQTDDQPKALKPALESMTLLVAAVIVHDMATNRVLLLQRGENAKFAQGMWDLPVGKSEPGEPITETAVRELYEETGLTVKPNSLKVAHIIHGAWGVEAPNGFLTVVFTAAEWTGEPENREPRKHSQVRWVDADAIPEPFVDTTSSALHQYLAGGPEISLNGWR